From the Plasmodium vivax chromosome 5, whole genome shotgun sequence genome, one window contains:
- a CDS encoding hypothetical protein, conserved (encoded by transcript PVX_089380A; Apicoplast targeted protein. Curated by Stuart Ralph, Walter and Eliza Hall Institute of Medical Research, Australia.) codes for MIKSGCGNQNGKNAVGYLILVLTYVLVSALLSLYCLVRRAKGELQRCRPIIWQLCRSKFWQLCRPKTWQLCRPNTLLKKAINRVFTSCKWSDRKRPYTCADILQGVANLLKQRRWTASDAKEGSAKTPKHVYIVLKTSDVIILLGENKLSPYLVNIAVCLYEHKVAHVSIYVADYLFDSVFFDGLTRGLHGQGFLMSASPGGAHEFTVSKPSPQQTPHTLHLKFANKANAHNKLIDAAEGSNITSEGGVLTGARCHPVCNKTVEGLIKAILDFSKRSFLAEKGKTLQCVCYVVFLLLTEVKQMSITHLKRVLPSLHKKVEWFATHIVECAHHFFTPLGGLYSPVGTGQSSLWGNTPSQEKGENMPRVNCAVEEVQRDNLHGSEKKEPKGDTKITLVLLNEIFKNSIVKDQQAIDTLKQLVQNNIPLYVQPVCNDIFGASFKGTQVDVVLSLRMGLADYLAYALARYRNGGGFPQNPSLEHLPHGNPPPEHLLHFLKDYLSSLFFLYNIIHPFEKDGIQPWVLSSAEVYEFFDYGVASVRQALAYYARSLQRHGC; via the coding sequence ATGATTAAAAGCGGGTGTGGAAATCAAAACGGGAAGAACGCAGTTGGGTACCTCATCCTCGTGCTAACCTACGTGCTTGTATCTGCGCTGTTATCATTATACTGCCTAGTCAGGAGGGCAAAGGGGGAGTTGCAAAGGTGTCGCCCCATAATCTGGCAGCTGTGCCGATCGAAATTTTGGCAGCTGTGCCGACCGAAAACCTGGCAGCTGTGCCGACCGAATACACTTCTTAAGAAAGCGATCAACAGAGTGTTCACCTCATGCAAGTGGTCCGATCGGAAGAGGCCCTACACCTGTGCGGATATCCTCCAAGGAGTTGCCAACCTTCTTAAGCAACGCAGATGGACCGCATCCGATGCAAAAGAAGGAAGCGCCAAAACGCCAAAGCATGTTTATATCGTTTTAAAAACGAGCGACGTTATTATACTCCTGGGGGAGAACAAACTTTCGCCCTACCTGGTGAACATTGCTGTGTGTCTGTACGAGCACAAGGTGGCACATGTGAGCATCTACGTGGCTGATTACCTTTTCGACTCTGTCTTTTTTGATGGCTTAACGCGTGGGTTGCACGGGCAAGGGTTCTTGATGAGCgcctccccagggggggcacACGAATTCACCGTATCGAAGCCCTCCCCACAGCAGACGCCCCACACGCTCCACCTAAAGTTCGCGAACAAAGCGAACGCGCACAACAAGCTCATCGACGCAGCGGAAGGAAGCAACATCACCTCAGAAGGGGGAGTATTAACGGGCGCACGCTGCCACCCCGTGTGCAATAAAACTGTGGAGGGATTAATAAAAGCAATTTTGGATTTTAGCAAAAGAAGCTTCTTagcagaaaaggggaaaacactCCAGTGTGTTTGCTACGTTGTGTTTCTTCTCCTCACCGAGGTGAAACAAATGAGCATTACCCATTTGAAGCGAGTCCTCCCATCCTTGCACAAGAAGGTAGAGTGGTTCGCGACGCACATTGTAGAATGCgcccatcatttttttacacctttgggggggttGTACTCTCCAGTGGGCACAGGCCAAAGCAGCCTTTGGGGAAATACCCCATCACAGGAGAAGGGAGAAAACATGCCCCGTGTTAATTGTGCCGTGGAAGAAGTACAGAGGGATAACCTCCATggcagcgaaaaaaaagaacccaaAGGAGATACCAAAATAACACTTGTCCTTTTGAATGAGATTTTCAAAAACTCTATTGTGAAGGACCAACAGGCAATAGACACCTTAAAGCAGTTAGTACAGAACAACATCCCTCTGTATGTGCAACCCGTTTGCAATGACATTTTTGGGGCTTCTTTTAAGGGCACCCAAGTCGACGTGGTTCTCTCCTTAAGAATGGGACTCGCTGATTATTTGGCTTATGCCCTCGCGCGCTACCGGAATGGGGGGGGCTTTCCACAGAACCCCTCACTGGAGCACCTCCCACATGGGAACCCCCCACCGGAGCACCTCCTGCACTTTTTGAAGGACTATTtgagttcccttttttttttgtacaacaTTATTCACCCCTTTGAGAAGGACGGGATCCAGCCTTGGGTTTTGTCCAGCGCGGAGGTTTATGAGTTTTTCGACTACGGCGTTGCGTCCGTGCGGCAGGCGCTGGCATACTACGCCCGTTCCCTGCAGCGCCACGGCTGCTGA